One segment of Hemibagrus wyckioides isolate EC202008001 linkage group LG05, SWU_Hwy_1.0, whole genome shotgun sequence DNA contains the following:
- the fgd1 gene encoding FYVE, RhoGEF and PH domain-containing protein 1 isoform X1 has product MQLNRPRSALIGFSPPPPPPPPSDSHPSFSSQFKTMRFSYHLSPQPGSRRTGPSTSSPRLLTKSLSLEPGPCPGAHEVPQRLCSDPGPLGLQHCNGTSENEPQNAPPLPPKTRPPLPGPKPQVPPKPPHLQQQSGRRPRPPDKPLPPPPSRPLPADPRQSRTGLPRAEGSSSPTCVLSLIERFEREQIIMVPDITGGVMCVPKVPEPQSATDATDATDTMDTTDAVLPCTSLSESVEPPSVEKEQEIEAEGEQEKEEDIKEEGEVHEDIEEDDNELGASCSEKRLSTESGYGASDKLLDAMEIRDLSQSEIPPDRLSLPPQQTDTKLANRDSGIDSISSPSHSEELCFAGDDREVCMSLPRLSSSSSCGCVEGPAGEGAVAAVEEGARDSEGDSDLEEGSGDESENAMAIQPQPKAERQDSVELSVQQRVFNIANELLHTEKAYVSRLHLLDQVFCGRLMEEARARGSFPCEVVMGIFSNICSIYCFHQQFLLPALEKRMEEWDVNPRIGDILQKLAPFLKMYGEYVKNFDTAMELVNTWMERSSQFKAIVHDIQKEEMCGNLTLQHHMLEPVQRIPRYELLLKDYLHRLPEDAEDFKDAQKSLELIATAAEHSNAAIRKMERMRKLLKVYELLGGEEDIVNPTNELIKEGHILKLSAKNGTSQDRYLILFNDRLLYCVPKLRLIGQKFGVRARIDVDGMELKETSSMNVPRTFLVSGKQRSLELQARTEEEKKDWIQAIQATIQRHEQSVETFRMLNCSVREDDCTPPNSPNCTELGKRAPTPIREKEVTLCMKCQEPFNSITKRRHHCKACGHVVCGKCSEFRARLLYDNNRANRVCIDCYTTLVGVPPSPASLTNSSQRRRSILEKQASVAAENSVLCSFLHHMEKGSGRGWQKAWFVVPENEPLVLYIYGAPQDVKAQRSIPLIGFEVSLPESCDRLERRYAFKMSQSHLTVYFSAEGEELQRRWMEVLSRAGRGEELQVHGPITEALEEEAEEPSSLGEST; this is encoded by the exons GCCCGTCCACATCCAGTCCTCGGCTCCTGACTAAGAGTCTGTCTCTGGAGCCAGGCCCGTGTCCAGGAGCTCACGAGGTCCCTCAGCGTCTCTGTTCGGACCCCGGGCCTCTGGGACTGCAGCATTGCAATGGCACCAGCGAGAACGAACCTCAAAACGCCCCGCCTTTACCCCCTAAAACACGGCCGCCGTTACCCGGTCCCAAACCACAAG TGCCCCCGAAGCCACCACATCTTCAACAACAGAGCGGCCGCCGACCCCGGCCCCCGGATAAACCACTGCCTCCGCCTCCGTCCCGCCCGCTCCCAGCAGACCCTCGCCAATCACGGACAGGCCTGCCACGGGCCGAGGGAAGCTCCTCCCCAACGTGTGTGCTGTCACTCATCGAGAGATTTGAGAG gGAGCAAATCATCATGGTGCCTGATATCACAGGGGGAGTGATGTGTGTGCCGAAGGTACCTGAACCTCAGTCCGCTACGGATGCTACAGACGCTACGGACACTATGGACACTACAGATGCTGTTTTACCCTGCACTTCTCTCAGTGAGTCTGTGGAGCCTCCTTCGGTCGAGAAGGAGCAGGAGATAGAAGCAGAGGGAgagcaggaaaaagaggagGACATCAAAGAGGAAGGGGAGGTTCATGAGGACATAGAGGAGGACGATAACGAGCTGGGAGCATCCTGCTCGGAAAAGAGACTCTCTACAGAGTCCGGTTACGGCGCCTCCGACAAACTCCTGGATGCAATGGAGATAAGAGACCTCAGCCAATCGGAAATCCCCCCTGACCGCCTGTCCCTTCCTCCGCAGCAAACAGACACTAAACTCGCCAATCGGGACAGCGGCATCGACAGCATCAGCTCTCCGTCTCACAGTGAGGAGCTGTGCTTCGCCGGCGACGACAGAGAGGTGTGCATGTCTCTTCCTCGcctttcctcctcttcctcatgcGGTTGTGTGGAAGGACCTGCAGGAGAAGGAGCTGTCGCTGCCGTGGAGGAAGGAGCAAGGGACTCGGAGGGAGACAGCGATTTGGAAGAAGGGAGCGGGGATGAGAGCGAGAATGCCATGGCCATACAGCCTCAACCCAAAGCTGAGAGACAGGACTCTGTCGAG CTATCAGTTCAGCAGCGTGTGTTTAACATCGCCAACGAGCTCCTCCACACGGAGAAGGCCTACGTGTCCAGGCTTCACCTCCTGGACCAGGTGTTCTGTGGGCGGTTGATGGAGGAGGCGCGAGCGCGAGGCTCTTTCCCCTGCGAGGTGGTGATGGGCATCTTCTCCAACATCTGCTCTATCTACTGCTTCCATCAACAGTTCCTTCTGCCAGCGCTGGAGAAACGCATGGAGGAGTG GGACGTGAACCCCCGGATCGGGGACATCCTCCAGAAACTGGCTCCATTCCTGAAGATGTACGGCGAATATGTGAAGAACTTTGACACAGCCATGGAGCTGGTGAACACCTGGATGGAGCGCTCATCGCAGTTTAAAGCCATCGTTCATGACATTCAG aaagaGGAGATGTGTGGAAACCTCACCCTACAGCACCACATGCTGGAGCCAGTACAGCGGATCCCTCGGTACGAGCTCCTGCTGAAGGACTACCTGCACCGGCTGCCTGAGGACGCTGAGGATTTTAAAGATGCGCAaa AATCTTTGGAGCTGATCGCTACAGCAGCCGAGCATTCCAACGCAGCCATTAGGAAAATG GAGCGCATGAGGAAGTTGTTGAAGGTGTACGAGCTGCTCGGGGGAGAAGAGGACATTGTGAACCCGACTAATGAGCTCATTAAGGAGGGACACATCCTCAAACTGTCAGCCAAGAACGGAACCTCGCAGGACAGATACCTCATACTG TTCAACGACAGGTTGCTGTACTGTGTCCCTAAACTCAGACTGATTGGACAGAAGTTTGGAGTGCGGGCGCGGATTGACGTAGACGGCATGGAG CTGAAAGAGACGAGCAGTATGAACGTACCACGGACTTTTCTGGTGTCAGGAAAACAGCGCTCTCTCGAACTGCAGGCCAG GactgaagaagagaagaaagactGGATTCAG GCGATCCAGGCCACTATCCAAAGGCATGAGCAGAGTGTGGAGACGTTCAGGATGTTGAACTGTTCAGTGCGTGAGGACGACTGCACGCCCCCCAACTCTCCG AACTGCACAGAGCTGGGAAAGCGCGCTCCCACTCCGATCCGGGAAAAAGAAGTGACACTGTGTATGAAATGCCAGGAGCCGTTCAACTCCATTACCAAGAGACGCCACCACTGCAAAGCATGCGGCCAT GTGGTATGTGGAAAATGTTCGGAATTCCGAGCCCGGTTGTTGTACGATAACAATCGAGCGAATCGCGTGTGTATAGACTGTTATACGACACTGGTGGGAGTCCCGCCCTCTCCGGCAAGCTTGACCAATAGTTCTCAGAGAAGACGCTCTATTCTAGAG AAACAGGCCTCTGTGGCGGCGGAGAATAGTGTCCTCTGCAGCTTCCTGCACCACATGGAGAAGGGCAGTGGCCGCGGCTGGCAGAAGGCCTGGTTTGTCGTCCCTGAAAACGAACCTCTGGTGCTTTACATTTATGGTGCTCCACAG GATGTGAAAGCCCAGCGCAGCATCCCTCTCATCGGCTTCGAAGTCTCCCTCCCCGAGTCATGTGACCGTCTGGAGCGGCGCTACGCCTTCAAAATGAGCCAGAGTCACCTGACTGTTTACTTCAGCGCCGAAGGAGAGGAGCTCCAGCGCCGCTGGATGGAGGTGCTCTCCAGAGCCGGCAGAGGGGAGGAGCTACAAGTACACGGTCCAATCACGGAGGCTCTGGAAGAAGAAGCAGAGGAACCGAGCTCTCTAGGAGAAAGCACATGA
- the fgd1 gene encoding FYVE, RhoGEF and PH domain-containing protein 1 isoform X2 — MTGFVLCCAMYMEKTNVLRGPSTSSPRLLTKSLSLEPGPCPGAHEVPQRLCSDPGPLGLQHCNGTSENEPQNAPPLPPKTRPPLPGPKPQVPPKPPHLQQQSGRRPRPPDKPLPPPPSRPLPADPRQSRTGLPRAEGSSSPTCVLSLIERFEREQIIMVPDITGGVMCVPKVPEPQSATDATDATDTMDTTDAVLPCTSLSESVEPPSVEKEQEIEAEGEQEKEEDIKEEGEVHEDIEEDDNELGASCSEKRLSTESGYGASDKLLDAMEIRDLSQSEIPPDRLSLPPQQTDTKLANRDSGIDSISSPSHSEELCFAGDDREVCMSLPRLSSSSSCGCVEGPAGEGAVAAVEEGARDSEGDSDLEEGSGDESENAMAIQPQPKAERQDSVELSVQQRVFNIANELLHTEKAYVSRLHLLDQVFCGRLMEEARARGSFPCEVVMGIFSNICSIYCFHQQFLLPALEKRMEEWDVNPRIGDILQKLAPFLKMYGEYVKNFDTAMELVNTWMERSSQFKAIVHDIQKEEMCGNLTLQHHMLEPVQRIPRYELLLKDYLHRLPEDAEDFKDAQKSLELIATAAEHSNAAIRKMERMRKLLKVYELLGGEEDIVNPTNELIKEGHILKLSAKNGTSQDRYLILFNDRLLYCVPKLRLIGQKFGVRARIDVDGMELKETSSMNVPRTFLVSGKQRSLELQARTEEEKKDWIQAIQATIQRHEQSVETFRMLNCSVREDDCTPPNSPNCTELGKRAPTPIREKEVTLCMKCQEPFNSITKRRHHCKACGHVVCGKCSEFRARLLYDNNRANRVCIDCYTTLVGVPPSPASLTNSSQRRRSILEKQASVAAENSVLCSFLHHMEKGSGRGWQKAWFVVPENEPLVLYIYGAPQDVKAQRSIPLIGFEVSLPESCDRLERRYAFKMSQSHLTVYFSAEGEELQRRWMEVLSRAGRGEELQVHGPITEALEEEAEEPSSLGEST; from the exons ATGACCGGTTTCGTGCTTTGCTGCGCGATGTACATGGAGAAAACCAATGTGCTCCGGG GCCCGTCCACATCCAGTCCTCGGCTCCTGACTAAGAGTCTGTCTCTGGAGCCAGGCCCGTGTCCAGGAGCTCACGAGGTCCCTCAGCGTCTCTGTTCGGACCCCGGGCCTCTGGGACTGCAGCATTGCAATGGCACCAGCGAGAACGAACCTCAAAACGCCCCGCCTTTACCCCCTAAAACACGGCCGCCGTTACCCGGTCCCAAACCACAAG TGCCCCCGAAGCCACCACATCTTCAACAACAGAGCGGCCGCCGACCCCGGCCCCCGGATAAACCACTGCCTCCGCCTCCGTCCCGCCCGCTCCCAGCAGACCCTCGCCAATCACGGACAGGCCTGCCACGGGCCGAGGGAAGCTCCTCCCCAACGTGTGTGCTGTCACTCATCGAGAGATTTGAGAG gGAGCAAATCATCATGGTGCCTGATATCACAGGGGGAGTGATGTGTGTGCCGAAGGTACCTGAACCTCAGTCCGCTACGGATGCTACAGACGCTACGGACACTATGGACACTACAGATGCTGTTTTACCCTGCACTTCTCTCAGTGAGTCTGTGGAGCCTCCTTCGGTCGAGAAGGAGCAGGAGATAGAAGCAGAGGGAgagcaggaaaaagaggagGACATCAAAGAGGAAGGGGAGGTTCATGAGGACATAGAGGAGGACGATAACGAGCTGGGAGCATCCTGCTCGGAAAAGAGACTCTCTACAGAGTCCGGTTACGGCGCCTCCGACAAACTCCTGGATGCAATGGAGATAAGAGACCTCAGCCAATCGGAAATCCCCCCTGACCGCCTGTCCCTTCCTCCGCAGCAAACAGACACTAAACTCGCCAATCGGGACAGCGGCATCGACAGCATCAGCTCTCCGTCTCACAGTGAGGAGCTGTGCTTCGCCGGCGACGACAGAGAGGTGTGCATGTCTCTTCCTCGcctttcctcctcttcctcatgcGGTTGTGTGGAAGGACCTGCAGGAGAAGGAGCTGTCGCTGCCGTGGAGGAAGGAGCAAGGGACTCGGAGGGAGACAGCGATTTGGAAGAAGGGAGCGGGGATGAGAGCGAGAATGCCATGGCCATACAGCCTCAACCCAAAGCTGAGAGACAGGACTCTGTCGAG CTATCAGTTCAGCAGCGTGTGTTTAACATCGCCAACGAGCTCCTCCACACGGAGAAGGCCTACGTGTCCAGGCTTCACCTCCTGGACCAGGTGTTCTGTGGGCGGTTGATGGAGGAGGCGCGAGCGCGAGGCTCTTTCCCCTGCGAGGTGGTGATGGGCATCTTCTCCAACATCTGCTCTATCTACTGCTTCCATCAACAGTTCCTTCTGCCAGCGCTGGAGAAACGCATGGAGGAGTG GGACGTGAACCCCCGGATCGGGGACATCCTCCAGAAACTGGCTCCATTCCTGAAGATGTACGGCGAATATGTGAAGAACTTTGACACAGCCATGGAGCTGGTGAACACCTGGATGGAGCGCTCATCGCAGTTTAAAGCCATCGTTCATGACATTCAG aaagaGGAGATGTGTGGAAACCTCACCCTACAGCACCACATGCTGGAGCCAGTACAGCGGATCCCTCGGTACGAGCTCCTGCTGAAGGACTACCTGCACCGGCTGCCTGAGGACGCTGAGGATTTTAAAGATGCGCAaa AATCTTTGGAGCTGATCGCTACAGCAGCCGAGCATTCCAACGCAGCCATTAGGAAAATG GAGCGCATGAGGAAGTTGTTGAAGGTGTACGAGCTGCTCGGGGGAGAAGAGGACATTGTGAACCCGACTAATGAGCTCATTAAGGAGGGACACATCCTCAAACTGTCAGCCAAGAACGGAACCTCGCAGGACAGATACCTCATACTG TTCAACGACAGGTTGCTGTACTGTGTCCCTAAACTCAGACTGATTGGACAGAAGTTTGGAGTGCGGGCGCGGATTGACGTAGACGGCATGGAG CTGAAAGAGACGAGCAGTATGAACGTACCACGGACTTTTCTGGTGTCAGGAAAACAGCGCTCTCTCGAACTGCAGGCCAG GactgaagaagagaagaaagactGGATTCAG GCGATCCAGGCCACTATCCAAAGGCATGAGCAGAGTGTGGAGACGTTCAGGATGTTGAACTGTTCAGTGCGTGAGGACGACTGCACGCCCCCCAACTCTCCG AACTGCACAGAGCTGGGAAAGCGCGCTCCCACTCCGATCCGGGAAAAAGAAGTGACACTGTGTATGAAATGCCAGGAGCCGTTCAACTCCATTACCAAGAGACGCCACCACTGCAAAGCATGCGGCCAT GTGGTATGTGGAAAATGTTCGGAATTCCGAGCCCGGTTGTTGTACGATAACAATCGAGCGAATCGCGTGTGTATAGACTGTTATACGACACTGGTGGGAGTCCCGCCCTCTCCGGCAAGCTTGACCAATAGTTCTCAGAGAAGACGCTCTATTCTAGAG AAACAGGCCTCTGTGGCGGCGGAGAATAGTGTCCTCTGCAGCTTCCTGCACCACATGGAGAAGGGCAGTGGCCGCGGCTGGCAGAAGGCCTGGTTTGTCGTCCCTGAAAACGAACCTCTGGTGCTTTACATTTATGGTGCTCCACAG GATGTGAAAGCCCAGCGCAGCATCCCTCTCATCGGCTTCGAAGTCTCCCTCCCCGAGTCATGTGACCGTCTGGAGCGGCGCTACGCCTTCAAAATGAGCCAGAGTCACCTGACTGTTTACTTCAGCGCCGAAGGAGAGGAGCTCCAGCGCCGCTGGATGGAGGTGCTCTCCAGAGCCGGCAGAGGGGAGGAGCTACAAGTACACGGTCCAATCACGGAGGCTCTGGAAGAAGAAGCAGAGGAACCGAGCTCTCTAGGAGAAAGCACATGA